GCCCGTGCAAGGATTATTCGATATCCTTGTCACGGGCATTATACATAGGAATGAAGAGCGTGGTGAGTACAGGTTGCGGATTATTTCTTCTCGGCCAGCCATAAGGCTACATTCGCAATCTCTTCAGGGGCCAGCCTATCTTTGAAGGAAGGCATCTGGCCGCGTCCCTTGGTGACTATGCTGTAGATCTGCGGCGCGTCATGCGATGCACCCTCCTGTTGCAGGCTAGGTCCTGCACCGCCCTGAAGCTGGTCACCGTGGCAGGAGATACAGTTGGCCTTCACTGTCGCCTCTGCGCTCGCAGCATCAAGCACAACCTCCGGCATGGTCGGTTTGTTCTGTTCTGCCACCTGGGATTTGCCGGGCAAGGTAAACATTAAGATTACTGCAAAGGCACAGGCGGCAAAAAACAAACCGCTCATGATCCATTTCTGCATCTGCATCCGTCCCTCCATGTAAGCTGCTGTCTCCATTATAGCGGATGGTGAAGCGTTATCATAGTATTTGTGTCAAAAAAATGAACACATATGATCCATTTTTTTGAAAATACCTCCGTCCCCGGTGTTATTCCTCATAGACCATGCAGTAAAAAGGCTTATTGCCGGTCGGAGTGCGGCGTTCATAGGTATCCGTTATGGTGAAACCGCATTTCTGGTAGGCGCGGATGGCGCGCTGATTCCAGGTCAGCACCTCCAGATCGATCTCGCGCTCCGGGTAACGGGCCCGTGCTGCCTGCACAATAGCCTTCATGAACAGATGCCCCATTCCATGACCGCACAGATCGGGCCGCATTCCGACACCAAGCCGGACTACCCCCTCCATCGGAAAGAGCTGGGCGAAGCCGCACAGATCCCCCTGTCCGTTCACTACAGATACATATTGCCTACTTCGCAGCTGCGGGTCTCCGAACTCTACGCCCAGCGCCTGCATCTGCTCCCAGGACATCCACCCGTAAATATTATACGGAGGTTTGTAGCTCCACTCACAGATCTCAGCGGCATGCTGCGGTTCCATAGGTACAACATAAAAGGTTAGCGGGGAGCTAATCATAAGCGGGCGGCCTCCTTTCCGGGACAATGCTTTTTACTATATTATATATATTTTATGAAAAGGCGGAATGGGTGTTTTACAAATATAGAGCAGGGTAAGTAATTTTATAGACAAAAAAAGCCCTTCTCCAAGATTTCGGCAAAAATCTCGGAAAAGAGCGTAGGTTACAAAGGTTTATTGTACATCGTCGTTGTCTTGGGAATCCGAAGCTACAGTCTTGTAGGCATCTGTACTCATGATCCGTTTGGCGCCAACGTAGCGGTTGACGTAATAGCTGTCATTCAGCGAACTGATGGTTACACCACGTGAGGAAGAGGCATGAGCGAAATCGCCGTCACCGACATAAATACCGACATGGGACACGCCTTTACCGTTTGTATTAAAGAATACAAGATCGCCTGGTCTCATCTCGTCGCGGGACACGGCAGAACCCATCTCATACTGGGAGCCGGATTGATGGGGCAGGTTAATGCCGATCTTATCAAAAACAAACATTGTAAATCCGGAGCAATCAAACCCGTTAGTCGATGTACCGCCGGACACGTATTTGGTTCCGATGGTTTTGTCGATCACTTTATCCATTTTGGAATCCGCGAAAGCGCTTCCTGCTCCGATGGTGAAGATAATGGACAAGCTTAGTACTGCGGCTGCTAGCTTCTTCTTCAAAAGTAAGTACCCCTTCCAATGCCTACGAGGTTAGCTTAAGGGTTCGGTTGAAGGTCCCCTATGACCCCTCTTAGAATAGGAGGTCAATTCACCCAAAGTGGTTCCCCCGTTTCCCTAAACTCATTAGGGAACTCGGCATAACTGTTGATTAGGATTAGCTGTTCATTCAATACATGACAAAACCTATATTAAAAGCGATTCAATAATTACAAAAATGTTACTAAAAGCTCACTGCGATAATTGTAGCAAAGACTAAGTCGCTTGGCAATCACTTATAACATATTAATGCATCTTTTTTGCTGTTTTTTAGAGTTATAGACCTTCCGAAAGACTCATATCTATGCGCCGGGGCTATTTTATATGATTTTTTTCTTTGTTTTTGCAGGA
This genomic interval from Paenibacillus sp. FSL H8-0332 contains the following:
- a CDS encoding c-type cytochrome; the encoded protein is MQKWIMSGLFFAACAFAVILMFTLPGKSQVAEQNKPTMPEVVLDAASAEATVKANCISCHGDQLQGGAGPSLQQEGASHDAPQIYSIVTKGRGQMPSFKDRLAPEEIANVALWLAEKK
- a CDS encoding GNAT family protein, which codes for MISSPLTFYVVPMEPQHAAEICEWSYKPPYNIYGWMSWEQMQALGVEFGDPQLRSRQYVSVVNGQGDLCGFAQLFPMEGVVRLGVGMRPDLCGHGMGHLFMKAIVQAARARYPEREIDLEVLTWNQRAIRAYQKCGFTITDTYERRTPTGNKPFYCMVYEE
- a CDS encoding C40 family peptidase, yielding MKKKLAAAVLSLSIIFTIGAGSAFADSKMDKVIDKTIGTKYVSGGTSTNGFDCSGFTMFVFDKIGINLPHQSGSQYEMGSAVSRDEMRPGDLVFFNTNGKGVSHVGIYVGDGDFAHASSSRGVTISSLNDSYYVNRYVGAKRIMSTDAYKTVASDSQDNDDVQ